One Micromonospora craniellae genomic region harbors:
- the sufB gene encoding Fe-S cluster assembly protein SufB gives MTEQIVQPLTQEEQLAALGNYEYGWADPDVAGAVAQRGLSEAVVRDISAKKNEPAWMLDLRLKGLRLFGRKPMPAWGADLTGIDFDNIKYFVRSTEKQAASWEDLPEDIKNTYDKLGIPEAEKQRLVAGVAAQYESEVVYHKIREDLEEQGVLFLDTDTALKEHEDVFKEYFGTVIPVGDNKFAALNTSVWSGGSFIYVPKGVHVEIPLQAYFRINTENMGQFERTLIIVDEGAYVHYVEGCTAPIYSSDSLHSAVVEIIVKKNARCRYTTIQNWSNNVYNLVTKRAVCHEGATMEWIDGNIGSKVTMKYPAVYMTGEHAKGEVLSVAMAGEGQHQDAGAKMVHAAPHTSSTIVSKSIARGGGRTSYRGLVQVLEGSHSSASTVKCDALLVDTISRSDTYPYVDIREDDVSMGHEATVSKVSEDQLFYLMSRGLSEDEAMAMIVRGFIEPIAKELPMEYALELNRLIELQMEGAVG, from the coding sequence ATGACCGAGCAGATCGTCCAGCCCCTGACCCAGGAGGAGCAGCTCGCCGCCCTGGGCAACTACGAGTACGGCTGGGCCGACCCGGACGTCGCCGGAGCGGTCGCCCAGCGTGGCCTCAGCGAGGCGGTGGTGCGGGACATCTCGGCCAAGAAGAACGAGCCCGCGTGGATGCTCGACCTGCGGCTCAAGGGCCTGCGGCTGTTCGGCCGCAAGCCGATGCCGGCCTGGGGCGCCGACCTCACCGGGATCGACTTCGACAACATCAAGTACTTCGTGCGTTCCACCGAGAAGCAGGCCGCGAGCTGGGAGGACCTGCCGGAGGACATCAAGAACACCTACGACAAGCTGGGCATCCCGGAGGCGGAGAAGCAGCGCCTCGTCGCCGGTGTGGCCGCCCAGTACGAGTCCGAGGTGGTCTACCACAAGATCCGCGAGGACCTGGAGGAGCAGGGTGTCCTCTTCCTGGACACCGACACCGCCCTCAAGGAGCACGAGGACGTCTTCAAGGAGTACTTCGGCACGGTGATCCCGGTCGGCGACAACAAGTTCGCCGCCCTGAACACCTCCGTCTGGTCCGGCGGCTCGTTCATCTACGTGCCGAAGGGCGTGCACGTGGAGATCCCGCTGCAGGCGTACTTCCGGATCAACACCGAGAACATGGGCCAGTTCGAGCGGACGCTGATCATCGTCGACGAGGGCGCGTACGTGCACTACGTCGAGGGCTGCACCGCGCCCATCTACTCCTCGGACTCGCTGCACAGCGCCGTGGTGGAGATCATCGTCAAGAAGAACGCGCGGTGCCGCTACACGACCATCCAGAACTGGTCGAACAACGTCTACAACCTGGTCACCAAGCGCGCGGTCTGCCACGAGGGCGCGACCATGGAGTGGATCGACGGCAACATCGGCTCCAAGGTGACCATGAAGTACCCGGCGGTCTACATGACCGGCGAGCACGCCAAGGGCGAGGTGCTCTCGGTGGCCATGGCCGGCGAGGGCCAGCACCAGGACGCCGGTGCCAAGATGGTGCACGCCGCGCCGCACACCAGCAGCACGATCGTGTCGAAGTCGATCGCCCGGGGCGGCGGCCGGACCTCGTACCGGGGTCTGGTGCAGGTCCTGGAGGGCTCGCACAGCAGCGCCAGCACGGTCAAGTGCGACGCCCTGCTGGTGGACACCATCTCCCGCTCGGACACCTACCCGTACGTCGACATCCGCGAGGACGACGTGTCGATGGGGCACGAGGCGACCGTCTCCAAGGTCAGCGAGGACCAGCTCTTCTACCTGATGAGCCGGGGTCTGAGCGAGGACGAGGCGATGGCGATGATCGTGCGTGGCTTCATCGAGCCGATCGCCAAGGAACTGCCGATGGAGTACGCCCTGGAGCTCAACCGCCTGATCGAGCTGCAGATGGAGGGCGCGGTCGGCTGA
- the sufD gene encoding Fe-S cluster assembly protein SufD: MTTQASAPPSTKSQALRSYDVADFPALTGLEEEWRFTPLKRLRGLVGDDRTATGTVRHEYADLPEGVTVERIDRDDQRVGSVLTPFDRVSALAYGGAGQALLVRVAREAVPADPVTVRVVGESADGLAFGHTVVQVERFAEATLVLEHVGSATLADNVEVTVADGAKLILVTVADWADDAVQAQHLKVKLGRDARVLHVQVTLGGDLVRQYTTVEYTDRGGEAELYGVYFADSGQHQEHRQLVDHTVPDCRSYVGYRGALQGESARTVWVGDVLIRAEATGTDTYEINRNLLLTDGARADSVPNLEIETGEIAGAGHASATGRFDDEQLFYLMARGIPEAEARRLVVRGFFAELLNKIPVEELRERLGEAIEARLTKAGA; encoded by the coding sequence ATGACTACCCAGGCTTCCGCACCGCCGAGCACCAAGTCGCAGGCGCTGCGCTCGTACGACGTCGCCGACTTCCCGGCCCTGACCGGCCTGGAGGAGGAGTGGCGCTTCACCCCGCTCAAGCGGCTGCGCGGGCTGGTCGGTGACGACCGTACCGCGACCGGCACGGTCCGGCACGAGTACGCCGACCTGCCCGAGGGCGTGACGGTGGAACGGATCGACCGGGACGACCAGCGGGTCGGCAGCGTGCTCACCCCGTTCGACCGGGTCAGCGCGCTGGCGTACGGCGGTGCCGGGCAGGCGCTGCTGGTGCGGGTCGCCCGGGAGGCCGTGCCGGCCGATCCGGTGACCGTACGGGTGGTCGGCGAGAGCGCCGACGGGCTGGCTTTCGGGCACACCGTCGTGCAGGTGGAGCGCTTCGCCGAGGCGACCCTGGTGCTGGAGCACGTCGGTTCGGCGACGCTGGCCGACAACGTCGAGGTGACCGTCGCCGACGGCGCGAAGCTCATCCTGGTCACCGTCGCCGACTGGGCCGACGACGCGGTGCAGGCGCAGCACCTCAAGGTGAAGCTGGGCCGGGACGCGCGGGTGCTGCACGTCCAGGTGACCCTCGGCGGCGACCTGGTGCGCCAGTACACCACCGTCGAGTACACCGACCGGGGCGGCGAGGCCGAGTTGTACGGCGTCTACTTCGCCGACTCCGGCCAGCACCAGGAGCACCGCCAACTGGTCGACCACACCGTGCCGGACTGCCGCAGCTACGTGGGTTACCGGGGCGCGTTGCAGGGCGAGAGCGCCCGGACGGTCTGGGTCGGTGACGTGCTGATCCGCGCCGAGGCGACCGGCACCGACACGTACGAGATCAACCGGAACCTGCTGCTGACCGACGGCGCCCGGGCCGACTCCGTGCCGAACCTGGAGATCGAGACTGGCGAGATCGCCGGTGCCGGGCACGCGAGCGCCACGGGCCGCTTCGACGACGAGCAGTTGTTCTACCTGATGGCCCGGGGCATCCCGGAGGCCGAGGCCCGCCGGCTGGTGGTACGCGGCTTCTTCGCCGAGCTGCTCAACAAGATCCCGGTCGAGGAGTTGCGCGAGCGGCTCGGTGAGGCGATCGAGGCCCGCCTGACGAAGGCCGGCGCCTGA
- a CDS encoding non-heme iron oxygenase ferredoxin subunit — MIRLCAVEDVPKGTAISADVDGTAIALVHAEDDVFYAVHDECSHAAVALSEGEVSGCTLECWLHGSRFDLRTGEPSGLPATEPVPVYPVEVRDGDIYVSLTPSNGVTR, encoded by the coding sequence ATGATCCGTCTCTGCGCCGTCGAGGACGTGCCGAAGGGCACCGCGATCAGCGCGGACGTCGACGGCACCGCGATCGCGCTCGTGCACGCCGAGGACGACGTGTTCTACGCCGTGCACGACGAGTGCTCGCACGCCGCCGTGGCTCTCTCCGAGGGGGAGGTGTCCGGCTGCACGCTGGAGTGCTGGCTGCACGGCTCCCGCTTCGACCTGCGTACCGGCGAGCCGAGCGGGCTGCCGGCGACCGAACCCGTACCCGTCTATCCCGTCGAAGTCCGCGACGGCGACATCTACGTCAGCCTGACGCCGAGTAATGGAGTGACCCGATAA
- the sufC gene encoding Fe-S cluster assembly ATPase SufC produces MSTLEIRDLQVSVKLPEGELKPILAGVDLTVRSGETHAIMGPNGSGKSTLAYSIAGHPKYEITGGSVTLDGVDVLELSVDERARAGLFLAMQYPVEVPGVSVANFLRTAKTALDGEAPKLRTWGRELRGAMERLHMDPAFAQRNVNEGFSGGEKKRHEIVQLELLKPKIAILDETDSGLDVDALRVVSEGVNRVRDTGHTGLLLITHYTRILRYIKPDHVHVFVAGRIVEEGGPELADKLEEEGYERYVAGAGSARA; encoded by the coding sequence ATGAGCACCCTGGAGATCCGTGACCTGCAGGTGTCGGTCAAGCTGCCCGAGGGTGAGCTCAAGCCGATCCTGGCCGGTGTCGACCTGACCGTGCGCTCCGGTGAGACGCACGCGATCATGGGCCCGAACGGCTCCGGCAAGTCGACCCTGGCGTACTCGATCGCCGGTCACCCGAAGTACGAGATCACCGGCGGGTCGGTGACCCTCGACGGCGTCGACGTGCTGGAACTCTCCGTCGACGAGCGGGCCCGTGCCGGTCTGTTCCTCGCCATGCAGTATCCGGTCGAGGTGCCCGGCGTGTCGGTGGCGAACTTCCTGCGGACCGCCAAGACCGCGCTGGACGGCGAGGCGCCGAAGCTGCGTACCTGGGGCCGCGAGCTGCGCGGCGCCATGGAGCGCCTGCACATGGACCCGGCCTTCGCCCAGCGCAACGTCAACGAGGGCTTCTCCGGCGGTGAGAAGAAGCGGCACGAGATCGTGCAGCTCGAACTGCTCAAGCCGAAGATCGCCATTCTCGACGAGACCGATTCCGGCCTCGACGTGGACGCGCTGCGCGTGGTCAGCGAGGGCGTCAACCGGGTCCGGGACACCGGTCACACCGGCCTGCTGCTGATCACCCACTACACCCGCATCCTGCGCTACATCAAGCCCGACCACGTGCACGTCTTCGTGGCCGGCCGGATCGTCGAGGAGGGCGGCCCGGAGCTGGCCGACAAGCTTGAGGAAGAGGGCTACGAGCGGTACGTCGCCGGGGCCGGGTCGGCGCGGGCCTGA
- a CDS encoding cysteine desulfurase has protein sequence MSTIAIPSGMPQYDDVPGYDVAAVRADFPILDREVNGHSLVYLDSANTSHKPRQVLAVLDEHYRRHNANVSRSVHTLGTEATEAYEGARARIAAFVNAPSVDEVVFTKNSTEAINIVAYAFSNASLRADADPRFRLGPGDEVVISEMEHHSNIVPWQLLCERTGATLRWFPVTDNGRLDESGLADLVNERTKIVSLVHMSNILGTVNATARITARVREVGALLLLDCSQSVPHMPIDVVDLDADFIVFTGHKMCGPTGIGALWGRAELLAAMPPVFGGGSMIETVALGGSTYAPPPARFEAGTPPIAEAVALGAAVDYLTGLGMRAVQWHEKQLTAYALDALATVPGLRIFGPEVPVGRGGTISFALGDVHPHDVGQVLDSLGVQVRVGHHCARPVCTRFGVPATTRASFYLYTTTEEIDALVAGLEQVRKVFR, from the coding sequence ATGTCCACCATCGCGATCCCGTCCGGGATGCCGCAGTACGACGACGTACCCGGTTACGACGTGGCGGCGGTACGCGCCGACTTCCCGATCCTCGATCGGGAGGTCAACGGGCATTCGCTGGTCTACCTGGACAGCGCCAACACCTCGCACAAGCCGCGTCAGGTGCTCGCCGTGCTGGACGAGCACTACCGCCGGCACAACGCCAACGTGTCCCGGTCGGTGCACACCCTGGGCACCGAGGCTACCGAGGCGTACGAGGGGGCCCGGGCGAGGATCGCCGCGTTCGTCAATGCGCCGAGCGTGGACGAGGTGGTGTTCACCAAGAACTCCACCGAGGCGATCAACATCGTCGCGTACGCCTTCTCCAACGCCTCGCTGCGCGCCGACGCCGACCCCCGGTTCCGGCTCGGGCCCGGTGACGAGGTGGTGATCTCCGAGATGGAGCACCACTCGAACATCGTGCCGTGGCAGTTGCTCTGCGAACGGACCGGCGCGACGCTGCGCTGGTTCCCGGTCACCGACAACGGCCGGCTGGACGAGTCGGGGCTGGCGGACCTGGTCAACGAGCGGACGAAGATCGTCTCGCTGGTGCACATGTCCAACATCCTCGGCACGGTCAACGCCACCGCGCGGATCACCGCGCGCGTGCGTGAGGTGGGTGCGCTGCTGCTGCTGGACTGCTCGCAGTCGGTGCCGCACATGCCGATCGACGTGGTCGACCTGGACGCCGACTTCATCGTCTTCACCGGGCACAAGATGTGCGGCCCGACCGGCATCGGGGCGCTCTGGGGCCGTGCCGAGCTGCTGGCGGCGATGCCGCCGGTCTTCGGCGGCGGTTCGATGATCGAGACGGTGGCGTTGGGCGGCTCGACGTACGCGCCCCCGCCGGCCCGGTTCGAGGCGGGCACCCCGCCGATCGCCGAGGCGGTCGCGCTCGGTGCCGCGGTGGACTACCTGACCGGCCTCGGCATGCGGGCGGTCCAGTGGCACGAGAAGCAGCTCACCGCGTACGCGTTGGACGCCCTGGCCACCGTGCCCGGCCTGCGGATCTTTGGCCCGGAGGTGCCGGTGGGCCGGGGCGGCACGATCTCGTTCGCCCTGGGCGACGTGCACCCGCACGACGTGGGGCAGGTGCTCGACTCCCTCGGCGTGCAGGTGCGGGTGGGTCACCACTGTGCCCGTCCGGTCTGCACGCGCTTCGGGGTGCCGGCCACGACGCGGGCCTCGTTCTACCTCTACACCACCACCGAGGAGATCGACGCCCTGGTGGCGGGTCTGGAACAGGTGCGGAAGGTGTTCCGATGA
- the sufU gene encoding Fe-S cluster assembly sulfur transfer protein SufU translates to MQLESLYQEIILDHYKHPHGRGLRDAADLAAQVGEAHHVNPTCGDEVTVRVATDGIVLHDVSYDGMGCSISQASASVLHELLTGRDAAAAFEVHEAFVALVSGRGQVTADEEMLGDGVAFEGVARYPARVKCALLPWMAFKDAAARAGVGASPTEVKA, encoded by the coding sequence ATGCAGCTTGAGTCGCTCTACCAGGAGATCATCCTGGATCACTACAAGCACCCGCACGGCCGTGGCCTGCGGGACGCCGCGGACCTGGCGGCGCAGGTCGGCGAGGCGCACCACGTCAACCCGACCTGCGGCGACGAGGTGACCGTCCGGGTGGCGACCGACGGCATCGTGCTGCACGACGTGTCGTACGACGGTATGGGCTGCTCGATCAGCCAGGCGTCGGCGAGCGTGCTGCACGAGCTGCTGACCGGCCGCGACGCGGCAGCGGCGTTCGAGGTGCACGAGGCGTTCGTGGCGTTGGTGTCCGGCCGTGGCCAGGTCACGGCGGACGAGGAGATGCTCGGCGACGGGGTGGCGTTCGAGGGTGTCGCCCGCTATCCCGCCCGGGTCAAGTGCGCGCTGTTGCCGTGGATGGCGTTCAAGGACGCCGCGGCACGCGCCGGTGTGGGCGCGAGCCCGACGGAGGTGAAGGCATGA
- a CDS encoding metal-sulfur cluster assembly factor, producing MTEETSTPENGAVATEGASPVASTGGRAAAAADIEEAMKDVVDPELGINVVDLGLVYGVHVDDDNVATLDMTLTSAACPLTDVIEDQTRQALTTGPGGGLVDDIRINWVWLPPWGPDKITDEGRDQLRSLGFNV from the coding sequence ATGACCGAGGAAACCAGTACGCCGGAGAACGGGGCCGTGGCCACCGAGGGTGCCTCGCCGGTCGCGTCGACCGGCGGCAGGGCCGCCGCCGCCGCCGACATCGAGGAGGCGATGAAGGACGTCGTCGACCCGGAGTTGGGCATCAACGTGGTCGACCTGGGTCTGGTGTACGGCGTCCACGTCGACGACGACAACGTCGCGACCCTGGACATGACGTTGACCTCGGCGGCCTGCCCGCTCACCGACGTGATCGAGGACCAGACCCGCCAGGCGCTGACCACGGGTCCGGGTGGCGGCCTGGTCGACGACATCCGGATCAACTGGGTCTGGCTGCCCCCGTGGGGGCCGGACAAGATCACCGACGAGGGGCGCGACCAGCTCCGCTCGCTCGGCTTCAACGTCTGA
- a CDS encoding sulfurtransferase, with amino-acid sequence MASTLDLPTPLVSTEWLAQHLDHPNLRILDATVHLAPPNEAGQDWSQTSGRPDYLTAHIPSAAFADIIDDLSEPDGGWFTRPSPERFAAAAGRLGIGPDTAVVVYAANVFWATRVWWLLLANGFDNVAVLDGGFGKWTAEGRPTRTGEENYPPAQFVGTPRPGLFADLDEVKQVVENVSGACLINSLSPEEHHATETINYARPGRIPGSRNVFVAALLDPTDGTFRPVPELREIFQEVQAQPGRKVTYCGGGIAATGDALALRLIGETDVAVYDGSLREWTSDPSLPVEVG; translated from the coding sequence ATGGCCAGCACCCTCGACCTGCCCACCCCGCTCGTGTCCACCGAGTGGCTCGCCCAGCACCTCGACCACCCGAACCTGCGGATCCTCGACGCGACCGTGCACCTGGCCCCGCCGAACGAGGCCGGCCAGGACTGGTCCCAGACCTCCGGTCGCCCCGACTACCTGACCGCGCACATCCCGTCGGCGGCGTTCGCCGACATCATCGACGACCTCTCCGAGCCGGACGGCGGCTGGTTCACCCGGCCCTCTCCGGAGCGCTTCGCTGCGGCGGCCGGCCGACTGGGCATCGGCCCGGACACGGCGGTCGTGGTCTACGCGGCCAACGTCTTCTGGGCCACCCGGGTGTGGTGGCTGCTGCTCGCGAACGGCTTCGACAACGTGGCCGTCCTCGACGGCGGATTCGGCAAGTGGACCGCTGAGGGCCGGCCGACCCGGACCGGCGAGGAGAACTACCCGCCCGCGCAGTTCGTCGGTACGCCCCGCCCGGGGCTGTTCGCCGATCTCGACGAGGTCAAGCAGGTGGTGGAGAACGTCAGCGGCGCCTGCTTGATCAACTCGCTGTCGCCGGAGGAGCACCACGCCACCGAGACGATCAACTACGCCCGCCCGGGCCGGATACCGGGCAGCCGCAACGTCTTCGTCGCCGCGCTGCTCGACCCGACCGACGGGACCTTCCGGCCGGTGCCGGAACTGCGGGAGATCTTCCAGGAGGTGCAGGCCCAGCCAGGTCGGAAGGTCACCTACTGCGGTGGCGGCATCGCGGCCACCGGCGACGCCCTGGCACTCCGTCTGATCGGGGAGACCGACGTGGCCGTGTACGACGGCTCGCTGCGCGAGTGGACCAGCGACCCGTCGCTGCCCGTCGAGGTCGGCTGA
- a CDS encoding mannitol dehydrogenase family protein produces the protein MRELSNASLTSLPSEVDAPRYDRTALRGGIVHFGVGHFHRSHQAMYLDELMRRGQSMDWAVHGVGVRPADEGTRNRLAAQDHLYTLTVKEPDGSRRNRVIGSLLSAGYSPQDPTGVVERIADAATRVVSLTITEGGYGIDQVTGEFTGDSAPIRADLDADVPNTTPFGLVLQAMRLRRDRGLGGLTVMSCDNIQENGTVSRAAFLGFAGMKDPELARWMEQEVSFPNSMVDRVTPATVDADRAYLERTFGYRDRWPVTAEPFHQWVLEDAFVAGRPPLEDVGVDIVGDVEPYELMKLRLANGTHQALCYFGFLLGHRYVHEAITDPDVQALLLRYVDEEAVPTLKPIAGVAFRAYGRTVVARFANPEIQDPLTRICADTSDRIPKFLLPVVTAQLADGGPVGVCAAVVAAWARYAEGTDEQGRPIDVVDPRRDSLMAAARRNGDAPTAFIEDRSLFGTLAESPRFVEAYVEALRLIRTGGVRAALRQIVAAPSR, from the coding sequence ATGAGGGAACTGAGCAACGCGAGCCTGACCTCGCTGCCCAGCGAGGTCGACGCGCCCCGGTACGACCGTACGGCTCTGCGCGGCGGGATCGTGCACTTCGGAGTCGGGCACTTTCACCGCTCGCACCAGGCGATGTATCTCGACGAACTCATGCGCCGGGGGCAGAGCATGGACTGGGCGGTGCACGGCGTGGGCGTACGGCCCGCCGACGAGGGCACCCGCAACCGACTCGCCGCGCAGGACCATCTCTACACGCTGACGGTGAAGGAGCCGGACGGCAGCCGACGCAACCGGGTGATCGGCTCGCTGCTCAGCGCCGGGTACTCCCCGCAGGACCCGACCGGCGTCGTGGAGCGCATCGCCGACGCGGCCACCCGTGTGGTGTCGCTGACCATTACCGAGGGTGGATACGGGATCGACCAGGTGACGGGCGAGTTCACCGGCGATTCCGCCCCGATCCGGGCAGACCTGGACGCCGACGTGCCGAACACGACGCCGTTCGGGTTGGTGCTCCAGGCGATGCGTCTGCGACGTGACCGTGGCCTGGGCGGGTTAACCGTCATGTCCTGCGACAACATCCAGGAGAACGGCACGGTGTCCCGCGCCGCGTTCCTGGGCTTCGCCGGGATGAAGGACCCCGAGCTGGCCCGGTGGATGGAGCAGGAGGTGTCCTTCCCGAACTCGATGGTCGACCGGGTGACACCGGCGACGGTGGACGCCGACCGGGCGTACCTGGAGCGGACCTTCGGCTACCGGGACCGGTGGCCGGTGACCGCCGAGCCGTTCCACCAGTGGGTGCTGGAGGACGCGTTCGTCGCCGGCCGCCCGCCGCTGGAGGACGTCGGCGTGGACATCGTCGGGGACGTCGAGCCGTACGAGCTGATGAAGCTGCGCCTTGCCAACGGCACGCACCAGGCGCTCTGCTACTTCGGTTTCCTGCTGGGGCACCGGTACGTGCACGAGGCCATCACCGACCCGGACGTCCAGGCGCTGCTGCTGCGCTACGTCGACGAGGAGGCGGTACCGACGCTCAAGCCCATCGCCGGGGTCGCCTTCCGGGCGTACGGCCGCACCGTCGTCGCGCGCTTCGCCAACCCGGAGATCCAGGACCCGTTGACCCGGATCTGCGCCGACACCTCGGACCGGATCCCGAAGTTCCTGCTGCCCGTGGTGACCGCACAGCTCGCCGACGGCGGGCCGGTGGGCGTCTGCGCCGCCGTCGTGGCGGCCTGGGCCCGGTACGCCGAGGGCACCGACGAGCAGGGCCGGCCGATCGACGTGGTGGATCCGCGCCGGGACAGCCTGATGGCTGCCGCACGGCGCAACGGGGACGCTCCGACCGCCTTCATCGAGGACCGGTCGCTGTTCGGCACCCTCGCGGAGTCCCCCCGGTTCGTCGAGGCCTACGTCGAGGCCCTGCGACTGATCCGGACCGGCGGCGTCCGGGCCGCCCTCCGGCAGATCGTGGCGGCACCGTCCCGCTGA
- a CDS encoding PfkB family carbohydrate kinase, translating into MTASTGAGVAPSGVVVVGDLLADIIEHEDGSRTRHPGGAGLNLAVGVRRLGTPAALVSPVSADRLGEWLRSAVTAEDVTLVPLACALPTGTATSRRVAGEPVYEFSEAIHNRRYAYPEADVAAMGSGAVMVVNSYPMDDPGQVQALVDVVRRTGRTFVVDPNVRPTLVRDIAAYRSGLRRLAAVADVVKLSLQDIADLHVEDPEQFVAELLRSGVRVVVLTRAADGMSVHAADGVVATAPVPDRPGPVVDTMGAGDATLARLVCGFAEDGVDLDATRWRDLAREAMDLAADICRISGGNLAALRPTERKER; encoded by the coding sequence GTGACCGCGTCGACCGGAGCCGGGGTGGCGCCGTCCGGCGTGGTCGTGGTGGGTGACCTCCTCGCCGACATCATCGAGCACGAGGACGGGAGCCGTACCCGCCACCCCGGCGGCGCCGGGCTCAACCTCGCCGTCGGCGTCCGGCGACTCGGGACACCGGCGGCACTGGTGTCACCGGTCTCCGCCGACCGCCTCGGCGAGTGGTTGCGGTCTGCGGTGACCGCCGAGGACGTCACCCTGGTGCCGCTGGCCTGCGCGCTGCCGACCGGAACGGCGACGTCCCGGCGGGTGGCGGGAGAGCCGGTCTACGAGTTCTCCGAGGCGATCCACAATCGACGGTACGCGTACCCGGAGGCGGACGTCGCGGCCATGGGCAGCGGTGCCGTCATGGTGGTCAACTCGTACCCGATGGACGACCCCGGCCAGGTGCAGGCGCTCGTCGACGTCGTCCGCCGGACCGGGCGGACGTTCGTGGTCGACCCCAACGTGCGGCCCACGCTGGTGCGCGACATCGCGGCCTACCGGTCGGGGCTCCGTCGGCTCGCCGCCGTCGCCGACGTGGTCAAGCTGAGCCTGCAGGACATCGCCGACCTGCACGTCGAAGACCCCGAGCAGTTCGTGGCCGAGCTGCTGCGATCGGGGGTACGGGTGGTCGTGCTGACCCGGGCCGCCGACGGCATGTCGGTGCACGCGGCTGACGGGGTGGTGGCGACGGCACCCGTACCGGACCGGCCCGGACCAGTCGTCGACACGATGGGTGCGGGAGACGCCACCCTTGCCCGACTGGTGTGCGGCTTCGCCGAGGACGGCGTCGACCTGGACGCGACGCGGTGGCGCGATCTGGCCCGCGAGGCGATGGACCTCGCGGCCGACATCTGCCGGATCTCCGGCGGCAACCTGGCCGCGCTGCGGCCCACAGAACGGAAAGAGCGATGA
- a CDS encoding SIS domain-containing protein, with protein sequence MDQSTGRPVDSWHLSGTELRSVLAALPVDEYDRFVSCFDGVAEGRLFLSGQGRSGLAAQMAAMRFMHLGLAAHFVGEATAPSVRSGDTLVIVSGSGRTPVSVGFARIARSEGAKVLLVTHQRESPLRDLSDGSIVLPTDASRQFGGTLFEQSALILLDSVVLELMRALPDPAGTMSYHHTNLQ encoded by the coding sequence ATGGATCAGAGCACAGGTCGACCTGTCGACTCCTGGCACCTGAGCGGCACCGAGCTCAGGTCCGTCCTCGCGGCGCTGCCCGTCGACGAGTACGACCGGTTCGTCTCCTGCTTCGACGGCGTGGCCGAGGGCCGACTGTTCCTCTCCGGGCAGGGCCGCTCCGGGCTCGCCGCGCAGATGGCCGCGATGCGTTTCATGCACCTCGGCCTGGCGGCGCACTTCGTCGGCGAGGCCACCGCACCGTCGGTGCGGTCGGGCGACACCCTGGTGATCGTGTCCGGCAGCGGGCGGACCCCCGTCAGCGTCGGCTTCGCGCGGATCGCCCGGTCGGAGGGAGCGAAGGTGCTGCTGGTGACCCACCAACGGGAGAGCCCGCTGCGGGATCTCTCGGACGGTTCCATCGTCCTGCCGACGGACGCCAGCCGACAGTTCGGCGGCACGCTCTTCGAGCAGTCGGCGCTGATCCTGCTCGACTCCGTCGTGCTGGAGCTCATGCGGGCGCTGCCGGACCCGGCCGGCACGATGAGCTACCACCACACCAATCTCCAGTGA
- a CDS encoding orotidine 5'-phosphate decarboxylase / HUMPS family protein, whose amino-acid sequence MAIRLQLAIDAPEHFALIPRVGRYFDIIEVGTPVLKRFGLAAISTVRELGADTPVLADTKTADGGSLEAEMVFAAGAAMMTVLAHASPATRRDTDEVARRYGREVVLDTILDGELDVEPLLDGRAPQDVWLALHSPSDARRAGLGNEDHIDRVAQRRARGFRVSLAGGIGRANLARALEVAPDIVVIGSGVTEATDPEGEAAWIRAQVDLSTPGT is encoded by the coding sequence GTGGCGATCCGACTGCAACTCGCCATCGACGCGCCGGAACACTTCGCGCTCATCCCGCGAGTCGGCCGGTACTTCGACATCATCGAGGTCGGCACGCCCGTGCTCAAGCGCTTCGGGCTCGCCGCCATCAGTACCGTCCGGGAACTCGGCGCGGACACACCGGTGCTCGCCGACACCAAGACGGCCGACGGCGGGAGCCTGGAGGCCGAGATGGTCTTCGCCGCCGGGGCCGCCATGATGACCGTGCTCGCGCACGCCTCCCCCGCCACCCGCCGCGACACCGACGAGGTCGCCCGACGGTACGGGCGGGAGGTGGTGCTCGACACCATCCTCGACGGCGAACTGGACGTGGAACCGCTGCTGGACGGCCGGGCACCGCAGGACGTCTGGCTGGCCCTGCATTCCCCGTCCGACGCCCGGCGGGCCGGTCTCGGTAACGAGGACCACATCGACCGGGTGGCCCAGCGCCGGGCGCGCGGATTCCGCGTCTCCCTGGCCGGCGGCATCGGGCGCGCCAACCTGGCCCGCGCCCTGGAGGTCGCCCCCGACATCGTCGTGATCGGCTCGGGAGTAACCGAGGCCACCGACCCGGAAGGAGAAGCGGCATGGATCAGAGCACAGGTCGACCTGTCGACTCCTGGCACCTGA